A portion of the Sphaerochaeta pleomorpha str. Grapes genome contains these proteins:
- a CDS encoding agmatinase family protein: protein MQPYFLDSEYPNTRVEDALFHVIQVPLEATVSYMGGTANGPKAIVEASGQLETLVEGMGEPGTFGIHTYDAVSCSYEKSPEEVFARASVLMEKAFGQNSFPLLLGGEHSVTNAAVMALTATYEKGSVGILQFDAHMDLRSSYEGSVFSHASVMYRAVEAGIPLFQVGIRNYSSEDLAARNEYKVGFYDASELYRLAHSPAGLASLTLPDSFPEKLYITFDVDGFDASLMSATGTPDPGGLFWWDAITLLDVLTKGRTIVGSDVVELAPNKMLYHCDYTAAKLAYYLMGLMETRRKQ, encoded by the coding sequence ATGCAACCCTATTTTTTAGATTCTGAGTATCCCAATACCCGAGTTGAAGATGCACTGTTTCATGTAATCCAGGTTCCCCTTGAAGCAACTGTCTCCTATATGGGAGGGACTGCAAATGGACCAAAGGCAATTGTAGAGGCTTCCGGTCAACTGGAGACACTGGTTGAGGGAATGGGCGAACCAGGTACGTTTGGGATTCACACCTATGATGCAGTTTCCTGTTCGTATGAAAAGAGCCCTGAAGAGGTGTTTGCCCGAGCTTCTGTCCTGATGGAAAAAGCCTTTGGCCAGAACTCTTTTCCCTTGCTACTAGGAGGTGAGCACAGTGTTACCAACGCAGCTGTAATGGCCTTGACTGCAACGTATGAGAAGGGGAGTGTCGGGATCTTGCAGTTCGATGCTCATATGGATCTTCGCTCTTCCTATGAAGGTTCCGTCTTCAGTCATGCATCTGTCATGTACCGTGCAGTGGAAGCAGGGATTCCTTTGTTCCAGGTCGGGATAAGAAATTACAGCAGTGAAGACCTTGCGGCTAGAAACGAGTATAAGGTGGGTTTTTATGATGCCTCGGAACTCTACAGGCTAGCACATTCTCCAGCGGGTCTCGCCTCGCTTACGCTTCCTGATTCCTTCCCTGAGAAACTCTATATAACGTTTGATGTCGATGGTTTTGATGCTTCTTTGATGAGTGCTACAGGAACGCCTGATCCGGGTGGCCTTTTTTGGTGGGATGCCATTACCTTGTTGGATGTCCTTACTAAGGGAAGGACCATCGTAGGATCTGATGTGGTGGAGCTTGCCCCCAATAAGATGCTCTATCATTGTGACTACACTGCAGCAAAACTAGCCTATTATCTTATGGGTCTCATGGAGACAAGAAGAAAGCAATAA
- a CDS encoding secondary thiamine-phosphate synthase enzyme YjbQ produces MYSYRKELWFHINTRRGLVNITDAVQEAVTESGIREGLVLVNAMNITSSVFINAIESGLHEDFEIWLEKLAPENPHEQYKHNKGLEQNADGHLKRTIMGREAVIAITQGTLDFGSWEQIFYYDFDGMRDKHALIKIIGE; encoded by the coding sequence ATGTATAGTTACCGAAAAGAACTGTGGTTTCATATCAACACCAGGCGCGGACTAGTCAATATCACCGATGCCGTGCAGGAAGCAGTAACGGAAAGCGGAATCAGGGAAGGACTCGTTTTGGTCAATGCAATGAACATTACCTCGAGTGTCTTCATCAATGCCATTGAGAGCGGCCTGCACGAGGACTTTGAAATCTGGCTGGAAAAACTTGCCCCTGAAAACCCCCATGAGCAATATAAGCACAACAAAGGCTTGGAGCAGAATGCTGACGGGCATCTCAAACGAACCATCATGGGAAGAGAGGCTGTAATAGCCATAACCCAAGGCACCTTGGACTTCGGCAGCTGGGAGCAAATCTTCTACTATGACTTTGACGGGATGCGAGACAAACACGCACTGATCAAAATCATAGGGGAATAA
- a CDS encoding DMT family transporter, with amino-acid sequence MQKFIEPKGQVKVIGHLAVLFSVVVWATTYISTKKLLFGFSPLQILMVRTFLAFIILSFLNPKKMIYKEKKDRFLIAGAGICGLYVYFFMENTALTYSSVSNVGVIVSIAPFLTLLASRFALKEEKLHLQYYIGFALAIFGICLMSYSGKTDLKLNPFGDFLAFVAIGVWAVYSVLTRMIANKGYATLLVTRTMFFYAFLAMVCQQILFPCKWELGRLLGKEYLFHFLFLGVVASALCFVTWNFGLKTIGTIQSSAYLYLSPVITIVFAMLFLEEKITLVSAIGAGLTFFGLLVSQRRIPNPKKIR; translated from the coding sequence ATGCAAAAATTTATTGAACCAAAGGGACAGGTCAAGGTAATCGGACACCTTGCTGTTTTGTTTTCCGTGGTAGTCTGGGCTACTACCTACATCTCGACAAAGAAATTGCTCTTTGGGTTTTCCCCTCTGCAGATCCTCATGGTCCGTACTTTTCTTGCTTTTATAATCCTTTCTTTCCTGAACCCCAAAAAAATGATCTACAAGGAAAAAAAAGACCGCTTTTTGATTGCCGGTGCCGGTATTTGTGGACTGTATGTCTATTTTTTTATGGAGAACACAGCCCTAACCTATAGTTCAGTGTCGAATGTCGGTGTAATCGTATCGATTGCTCCTTTTTTGACTTTGTTGGCTTCCCGTTTCGCCCTCAAGGAAGAAAAACTGCATCTGCAGTATTATATTGGGTTTGCCCTTGCCATCTTTGGGATTTGTTTGATGAGCTATAGCGGTAAGACAGATTTGAAACTCAATCCCTTCGGGGATTTTCTGGCCTTTGTCGCTATCGGGGTCTGGGCAGTCTACTCAGTGTTAACCAGAATGATTGCGAACAAAGGGTACGCTACGCTTCTTGTCACCAGAACTATGTTTTTCTATGCTTTTTTGGCCATGGTTTGCCAGCAAATCCTTTTTCCCTGCAAGTGGGAACTGGGGAGACTCCTTGGCAAAGAATATCTGTTTCATTTTCTTTTCCTTGGTGTGGTTGCCTCAGCCTTGTGCTTTGTTACCTGGAATTTTGGCTTGAAGACGATCGGGACCATACAAAGCTCGGCCTACCTGTATCTTAGCCCGGTCATAACTATCGTCTTTGCAATGCTATTCTTGGAGGAAAAAATCACCTTGGTTTCGGCAATAGGGGCAGGTTTGACCTTCTTTGGATTGTTGGTTTCTCAACGCAGAATACCAAATCCTAAGAAAATTCGGTAA
- a CDS encoding radical SAM protein: MNTQEKLDILSADAQYDLSCACGTKNPLEHRKRNDTGDGWLYPTTTASGGAGIILKTLMGNRCANDCKYCPLRAQNDFRPVALSPFEMASFFYEFQLKRPLLGIFLSSAVMGDAEKTMGLLVSTAEILRKHFRYKGYIHVKIIPGASRASIDAALSYASAVSLNIETPGARHFSKLTDRKDYQKDIIDPLAYIGKQTGPGARYKKVHTSSQFIVGASDENDKEILLYGSRMYSELSMGRLYFSAYQSGLGDPSIPGEQRIDPPLSQSMLQPLLFDEETLGKPVRSDGLLVREHRLYQADWLLRRYSFSYEELLFEKDGNLSLEKDPKLVWAEHHPDFFPVSVKRGTKEQLLRVPGIGPTYASRIVKGRRDSAISSLDDLRFPPASLQKARKFLQL; encoded by the coding sequence ATGAATACCCAAGAGAAACTCGATATCCTCAGTGCCGATGCCCAGTATGACCTTTCCTGTGCCTGTGGTACGAAAAACCCCCTTGAACACCGAAAACGAAACGATACCGGTGATGGCTGGCTTTATCCAACAACAACGGCAAGCGGTGGAGCAGGCATTATTCTCAAGACCCTCATGGGCAACCGATGTGCCAATGACTGCAAATATTGTCCGCTAAGGGCCCAGAATGATTTTCGCCCTGTTGCCCTTTCCCCCTTCGAAATGGCCTCCTTTTTCTACGAATTCCAGCTCAAGCGACCTTTGTTGGGAATTTTCCTCTCAAGTGCTGTGATGGGTGATGCAGAAAAGACCATGGGCCTGCTTGTTTCAACGGCAGAAATACTGCGCAAGCATTTCCGGTATAAGGGATATATCCATGTAAAAATAATCCCAGGGGCCAGTAGGGCAAGTATCGATGCAGCACTTTCCTATGCTTCAGCGGTTTCCCTGAATATCGAAACTCCCGGAGCCAGACATTTTTCCAAATTGACCGATCGTAAGGATTACCAGAAAGATATCATCGACCCCCTAGCCTATATCGGCAAACAAACCGGCCCTGGTGCACGATATAAAAAGGTGCATACTTCCAGTCAGTTTATCGTAGGCGCCAGTGATGAGAATGACAAGGAAATCCTATTATACGGGAGTCGTATGTATTCTGAACTTAGCATGGGAAGGCTCTATTTCAGTGCTTATCAAAGTGGTTTGGGTGATCCTTCGATTCCTGGGGAACAAAGGATCGATCCACCTCTTTCCCAGTCTATGCTCCAACCGCTTTTATTTGACGAGGAAACCCTCGGAAAGCCAGTACGTTCGGATGGCTTGCTTGTCAGGGAACACAGGCTCTATCAGGCAGACTGGCTGCTTCGTAGGTATTCTTTTTCTTATGAAGAGCTACTATTTGAAAAAGACGGGAACCTTTCTTTGGAAAAGGACCCGAAGTTAGTATGGGCAGAGCATCATCCTGATTTTTTTCCTGTCTCGGTCAAGAGAGGGACGAAGGAACAATTGCTCAGGGTTCCTGGCATTGGCCCCACGTATGCGAGCAGAATTGTGAAAGGTCGCAGGGATTCTGCAATTTCTTCTTTGGATGATTTACGGTTTCCTCCTGCTTCCTTGCAAAAAGCGCGCAAATTCCTGCAACTCTGA
- a CDS encoding MFS transporter, giving the protein MRELYLSFFFAYTIFAIVNPYLQIILRNCGYSYQTIGILLALFEGAGILGPLVMGSLADKTQRFKDTILVSTAMTALGFILVTQGTSQWIVVSGLLVSAFFLRSIIPIQDTVATSLFEGDAKKYTKVRAFGTLGFVLFSLFYAAIKKPVLSDNASILRYILFGCVLFFLPVLAWKEKKRPKRKAKKVVVEPKRKKGAFYDSAFVVGLIIIALNRLSMSTVSSFLSLYMVEELHIEALTLVNALAASSEIVAMLIAGRLLQSNKVKPVTLLMISALGMVARLVIYAMVPSIFGIISGQLLHSLGYGVFHPAAVQFVFRRVKKSHRATGMAMYISLGTGLPAMLGSTFGGYVTQFYGYKVLFLSFSFFAALSALLCIIFRQLFSKPPIGEA; this is encoded by the coding sequence ATGCGAGAGCTTTACCTATCATTCTTTTTTGCGTATACAATTTTTGCTATCGTAAACCCTTATCTGCAGATAATTCTCAGAAACTGTGGATATTCCTACCAGACGATAGGTATTTTGTTGGCTCTTTTTGAGGGGGCAGGAATTCTTGGGCCCCTTGTCATGGGCTCCCTTGCCGATAAAACACAAAGATTCAAGGATACTATCCTTGTCAGTACGGCAATGACTGCCCTTGGGTTTATATTGGTCACGCAAGGGACCTCCCAATGGATAGTCGTCAGTGGTTTGCTTGTCTCTGCCTTTTTTCTCCGTTCAATAATACCTATTCAGGATACCGTTGCAACCAGTCTTTTTGAGGGAGATGCAAAGAAATACACGAAAGTCCGTGCATTTGGGACACTCGGATTTGTACTCTTCTCATTATTTTATGCGGCTATCAAAAAACCTGTGCTTTCTGACAATGCAAGCATCCTGCGCTACATTCTCTTTGGCTGTGTACTGTTCTTCCTTCCTGTTTTGGCATGGAAGGAAAAGAAACGGCCAAAAAGGAAAGCAAAGAAAGTGGTTGTTGAACCCAAGAGAAAAAAAGGTGCCTTTTATGACAGTGCCTTTGTCGTTGGTTTGATCATCATTGCGCTGAACCGGTTGAGCATGTCAACAGTCAGCAGTTTCCTTTCCCTGTATATGGTGGAGGAATTGCATATTGAGGCTTTGACCTTGGTAAATGCCCTTGCGGCATCCAGTGAAATAGTGGCAATGCTCATCGCTGGCCGTCTGCTGCAGAGCAATAAAGTCAAACCGGTTACCCTGTTGATGATAAGTGCCTTGGGAATGGTGGCGCGATTGGTTATCTATGCCATGGTTCCCTCGATTTTCGGTATTATCAGTGGACAGTTGCTACATTCCCTCGGGTATGGGGTATTCCATCCTGCTGCTGTCCAGTTTGTCTTCAGAAGGGTAAAGAAAAGCCATAGGGCAACGGGAATGGCTATGTATATCTCCTTGGGAACAGGGCTTCCCGCGATGCTTGGTTCTACGTTTGGTGGGTATGTTACCCAGTTTTACGGATATAAGGTACTGTTTCTTTCGTTCAGTTTTTTTGCAGCACTTTCCGCATTGCTGTGTATCATATTCAGGCAATTGTTTTCAAAACCACCGATAGGGGAGGCTTAA
- a CDS encoding pyridoxamine 5'-phosphate oxidase family protein, translated as MVPMRRSDRVMEQENTLEVIINCQWAVLSMVNSKEEYPLGLGSPYAIPVSPVFLNGFIYFHCALRGHKIDNLKKDNRVCLSCVGQAENDEKAFSVAFTSSLVYARAFEVEDQMEKEKALLAICEKFAPSQKERMQSCIVDQMDHTAIWRLELLDMSGKQRKFESLPKV; from the coding sequence ATGGTTCCGATGCGTAGGTCCGATAGGGTAATGGAACAAGAGAATACCTTGGAAGTTATAATAAACTGTCAATGGGCGGTCCTTTCAATGGTAAATAGCAAGGAAGAGTATCCTTTGGGCCTTGGGTCTCCCTATGCAATTCCCGTTTCTCCGGTATTCCTCAATGGTTTTATCTATTTCCATTGTGCTTTGCGGGGCCACAAGATTGACAACCTAAAAAAGGATAATCGCGTTTGCCTCTCCTGTGTGGGCCAAGCGGAAAATGATGAAAAGGCGTTTTCAGTTGCCTTTACCAGTAGTCTGGTGTATGCCAGGGCCTTTGAAGTGGAGGACCAAATGGAGAAAGAGAAGGCTTTATTGGCAATTTGCGAGAAATTTGCTCCGAGCCAAAAAGAGAGGATGCAAAGTTGTATTGTAGACCAAATGGACCATACTGCAATTTGGCGTCTGGAACTATTGGATATGAGTGGAAAACAGAGGAAGTTTGAATCCCTGCCAAAGGTGTGA
- a CDS encoding inositol monophosphatase family protein gives MIEDLIDSHLSVALLAARQAGAFVLAAREAGNIEVHTKHTNDFVTDIDKASENLIISIIRETFRDDAIFGEESGKSGAETGGRWIIDPIDGTTNFFRSLPNYTISIAWEIEPFKPLVGVVFNPKQDEMFWASKGNGAFLNGKPIHVSSVSDPSMALLVCVPPHRHHEKAIAYFEIEQALFHQVSDIRSFGSCALELAYIAAGRMDGYYELFLGYYDMAAGMVLVEEAGGRVESADPDTSFSDTHCDLISSNGLIQDWIFHMVHA, from the coding sequence ATGATAGAAGATCTTATCGACAGCCACCTTTCGGTGGCTTTGCTTGCTGCCAGACAAGCAGGTGCTTTTGTACTGGCAGCTAGGGAAGCCGGAAATATTGAGGTTCACACCAAACATACCAATGATTTCGTTACAGATATTGATAAAGCCTCTGAGAATCTGATTATTTCCATTATAAGGGAAACATTCAGAGATGATGCAATATTTGGTGAAGAGTCAGGGAAATCAGGAGCGGAGACAGGGGGACGATGGATAATCGACCCCATAGATGGTACCACCAATTTCTTTCGATCTCTTCCCAACTATACAATTAGCATTGCCTGGGAAATTGAACCTTTCAAACCCTTGGTCGGAGTGGTTTTCAACCCAAAACAAGATGAAATGTTTTGGGCCAGCAAAGGAAACGGGGCTTTTCTCAACGGAAAACCGATACACGTGTCCTCTGTCTCTGATCCATCAATGGCTTTATTGGTTTGTGTACCTCCCCACCGACATCATGAGAAAGCAATTGCCTATTTTGAGATTGAACAAGCTCTGTTTCATCAAGTAAGTGATATACGTTCCTTTGGGTCCTGTGCCTTGGAATTGGCCTACATAGCAGCTGGCAGAATGGATGGATACTACGAGCTATTCCTTGGTTATTATGACATGGCAGCGGGGATGGTTTTGGTCGAAGAAGCCGGAGGCAGGGTAGAAAGTGCCGACCCAGATACAAGTTTTTCTGATACTCATTGTGATCTGATATCTTCCAATGGGTTGATTCAAGATTGGATTTTCCATATGGTTCACGCATGA
- a CDS encoding HAD hydrolase-like protein has product MKFKLVIFDLDGTLMNTSPGIFDSANKAMVQLGRQPESDVKQLSKFIGPPIIQCFKNTYNLEDEFIEQAVANYRVEYSLHGQYNAVAYPQIIETLAQLKERGYLLAVGTLKHEELATNMMQYFELAPFFSSIRGADMGSKLTKADIVKNVLSDLKIDPSDAVLIGDTTHDLIGAKDSGVKFVAVDYGFGFPRGQQPIEGMLKVISSPGELLTFLG; this is encoded by the coding sequence ATGAAGTTTAAATTAGTAATTTTTGATCTAGACGGAACCCTGATGAATACCTCTCCCGGTATTTTCGACTCTGCAAACAAGGCAATGGTTCAACTGGGCCGGCAACCTGAAAGCGATGTAAAACAGCTGAGTAAATTCATCGGTCCCCCGATTATCCAGTGTTTCAAGAACACCTATAACCTTGAAGACGAGTTTATTGAGCAAGCCGTTGCGAATTATCGTGTGGAATATTCACTGCATGGCCAATATAACGCTGTCGCCTATCCCCAGATTATTGAAACGCTGGCCCAATTGAAGGAAAGGGGATATTTGCTTGCGGTAGGAACCCTCAAACATGAAGAACTTGCAACGAACATGATGCAATACTTTGAGCTGGCACCATTCTTTTCCTCAATCAGGGGAGCCGATATGGGGTCCAAGCTCACCAAGGCCGATATAGTTAAAAACGTATTGTCCGATCTGAAAATCGATCCGAGTGACGCTGTGCTTATCGGTGATACAACGCATGACCTTATAGGGGCCAAGGACTCAGGTGTCAAGTTTGTCGCAGTGGATTATGGGTTTGGTTTCCCCCGCGGACAGCAGCCGATCGAAGGAATGCTAAAAGTTATATCGTCTCCTGGCGAACTGCTCACATTTCTTGGATAA
- a CDS encoding flavodoxin family protein → MKMLIVHGSARKDGNSSTLANEFEIEAAQQYSVETIYLHEKKINHCTGCKQCRDLGICVFNDDMKLLINQFKEADAVCFASPVYWWGISSMLKTFLDRLYSLEIEDFKGKKFFLIVTGEDSLEGIQYQLLKEQFNAICEYTEMQFAGYLPVCADDDNPAKDNAKALSQARKLIQEM, encoded by the coding sequence ATGAAAATGCTAATAGTCCATGGCAGCGCCAGAAAAGACGGGAATTCTTCTACACTCGCAAACGAATTCGAAATTGAAGCCGCCCAGCAGTATTCTGTGGAAACCATCTACCTTCATGAAAAGAAAATCAATCACTGCACCGGGTGCAAACAGTGCAGGGATCTTGGAATCTGTGTGTTCAATGATGACATGAAATTATTGATCAACCAATTCAAAGAGGCCGATGCAGTATGTTTTGCATCCCCTGTCTATTGGTGGGGAATATCCTCAATGTTGAAGACTTTCCTCGACAGGTTGTATTCCTTGGAAATTGAAGATTTCAAAGGTAAGAAATTTTTTCTTATCGTCACAGGCGAGGATTCTTTGGAAGGAATCCAATACCAGCTTCTCAAGGAACAATTCAATGCCATCTGCGAATATACAGAGATGCAGTTTGCCGGCTATCTGCCAGTTTGTGCCGATGATGACAACCCTGCCAAGGATAATGCAAAAGCATTATCCCAGGCTCGAAAGCTTATCCAAGAAATGTGA
- a CDS encoding RidA family protein encodes MIDKTSTLEKKQIRTEKAPAAIGPYSQAILVAPFLFTSGQIPVDPSNGQLVEGGIEAQTRQVFENLKAVLAEAGSDFSKVVKSTVFLKDMNDFGKMNEVYTSYFKEGILPARSAVQVARLPKDVAVEIEMIALV; translated from the coding sequence ATGATTGATAAAACAAGCACACTTGAGAAAAAACAGATACGTACGGAGAAGGCTCCTGCTGCAATCGGTCCCTATAGCCAGGCCATTCTCGTAGCACCTTTTCTCTTTACTTCGGGACAGATTCCCGTTGATCCTTCTAACGGCCAGCTGGTTGAAGGTGGCATAGAGGCCCAGACCAGACAGGTATTCGAAAATCTCAAGGCCGTTCTCGCCGAAGCAGGCAGTGATTTCTCGAAAGTAGTAAAATCAACTGTATTTTTGAAGGATATGAATGATTTTGGAAAAATGAATGAGGTGTATACTTCCTATTTCAAGGAAGGGATACTTCCTGCCCGTTCTGCAGTCCAGGTTGCCAGACTTCCAAAAGATGTCGCAGTGGAAATTGAGATGATTGCTTTGGTCTAA
- the gcvT gene encoding glycine cleavage system aminomethyltransferase GcvT, with protein MKRTPLYDVYHTYEGVKLIDFGGWELPVNFAGGILSEHEAVRTRVGLFDVSHMGECMVEGKNASQYLDYLCTNTISSLSPNQIQYTMMCYPNGTVVDDLLVYCYDSEHYLVVLNASNTEKDLSWIQEGNPKASLKPLVTDCSSQTVQIALQGPLAVKTLQKLLPDCETITSFTFRNHCNLQGVDTLVSRTGYTGEDGYELYCDAADGKKLWNMLLQSGEEFGIVPCGLGARDTLRMEAKLPLYGHEISDSITPLEANLGVFVHLEKEDFCGKAALVKQQETGIPRTLRGVEMIEKSVPRAHCKVFLKDREIGFVTSGTKSPTLQKFVAYVMIERSTGLKFGDEIEIEIHGQRKKAQLVKTPFYKHGKTNASTTC; from the coding sequence ATGAAACGAACGCCGCTTTATGATGTGTATCATACGTATGAAGGAGTCAAGTTAATTGACTTTGGGGGCTGGGAACTTCCGGTAAATTTTGCCGGTGGTATTCTCTCGGAACATGAGGCCGTCCGCACTAGGGTCGGGCTGTTCGATGTTTCCCATATGGGCGAGTGTATGGTGGAGGGGAAGAATGCAAGCCAGTACTTGGATTATCTCTGTACCAATACCATTTCATCCCTTTCTCCCAATCAAATACAGTACACCATGATGTGCTATCCAAATGGGACTGTCGTAGATGACTTACTTGTCTACTGCTATGATAGCGAGCACTATCTCGTTGTTCTCAATGCATCCAATACCGAGAAGGACTTATCTTGGATACAGGAAGGAAACCCCAAAGCTTCCTTGAAGCCTTTGGTGACCGATTGTTCTTCGCAAACCGTACAGATTGCCCTTCAGGGCCCTCTGGCAGTGAAAACACTGCAGAAATTGCTTCCTGACTGTGAAACTATCACAAGTTTTACCTTTAGGAATCATTGCAACCTCCAAGGGGTCGATACGTTGGTCAGTAGGACGGGGTATACCGGAGAGGATGGCTATGAGCTGTATTGCGATGCAGCGGATGGGAAAAAGCTATGGAATATGCTTTTGCAATCTGGTGAAGAATTTGGGATTGTCCCTTGCGGACTCGGTGCCCGCGATACTTTACGCATGGAAGCGAAACTTCCTTTGTACGGACATGAGATCAGCGACAGTATTACTCCCCTGGAAGCCAATCTGGGAGTATTTGTGCATCTCGAGAAAGAAGACTTCTGTGGAAAGGCAGCGCTTGTCAAACAGCAGGAAACTGGTATACCGCGTACACTCAGAGGCGTTGAGATGATTGAAAAGTCTGTTCCCCGTGCCCATTGCAAGGTGTTTCTCAAAGACAGGGAAATTGGATTTGTAACAAGCGGTACAAAAAGTCCAACCTTGCAAAAATTCGTTGCCTATGTGATGATTGAACGTAGTACAGGGCTCAAATTCGGCGATGAAATCGAAATTGAGATTCACGGACAACGGAAAAAAGCCCAATTGGTCAAAACTCCGTTTTACAAACATGGCAAGACGAATGCCAGTACTACTTGTTAA
- the ybaK gene encoding Cys-tRNA(Pro) deacylase, translating into MSTAVKKTNAMRILDSLKIEYETVTYEWDEEHLDAVHASQSAGIETQQVFKTIVLQDSDNAVFVFCLPADFSISLKKARALTKSKDIDLIKMDKLQSTTGYIRGGCSPLGMKKHFPTFIEELAQLEEYIYVSAGQRGLQLKLKPEDLLKASEAVFADFT; encoded by the coding sequence ATGAGCACAGCAGTAAAGAAAACCAATGCCATGAGGATTCTCGATTCTTTGAAAATAGAGTACGAAACCGTAACCTACGAATGGGATGAAGAACACCTGGACGCAGTCCATGCCAGCCAATCGGCAGGAATCGAAACGCAACAAGTATTCAAGACAATTGTCCTGCAGGATTCAGACAACGCAGTCTTTGTCTTCTGCCTCCCCGCTGATTTCTCGATAAGCCTCAAAAAGGCAAGGGCCCTGACAAAGAGCAAGGACATTGATCTGATAAAAATGGATAAACTGCAAAGCACCACAGGGTATATACGCGGCGGTTGCTCACCACTGGGAATGAAAAAGCACTTCCCTACTTTCATTGAGGAATTGGCCCAGCTGGAAGAATACATCTATGTCAGCGCAGGACAGAGAGGTCTCCAGTTGAAACTCAAACCGGAAGACCTTCTCAAAGCCTCTGAGGCTGTCTTTGCTGACTTTACCTAG
- a CDS encoding ABC transporter permease, which translates to MNLLDFLTKLLAVTLAMGTSLTYATLGEVYTEKTGVLNLGMEGIMLMGALSGFATTYTTGNLYLAIVMAMLVGGFFSLIHAFLCITMRANQVVSGLSITMLGTGLANFLGQRLGPASNGFNLAGMNLPAKFNNIAIPGLSKIPVLGALFDVSVLTYTLYILLPLAWVLMYKTKYGMVVRAVGENPRTAAAMGISVSKTRYIYTTIGGMLAGLGGACLSLSFTPSWNEGMTGGKGWIVIALVIFATWNPGKVVIGTLIFGGITSLQFSLQAAGFKMVIPTQFLAFSPYLITLIVLAGMTIINQKKKGSFASPSALGTPFAIDDK; encoded by the coding sequence ATGAATTTACTCGATTTTCTTACGAAACTGTTGGCGGTAACCCTCGCTATGGGGACTTCCCTCACCTATGCAACCCTTGGAGAAGTCTATACTGAGAAAACAGGGGTTCTGAACCTTGGCATGGAAGGTATCATGCTCATGGGAGCCCTTTCGGGGTTCGCCACTACGTACACAACGGGAAATCTGTACTTGGCCATTGTGATGGCAATGCTGGTTGGAGGGTTTTTCTCCCTCATCCATGCATTTCTCTGCATCACCATGAGGGCAAACCAGGTAGTCTCTGGCTTGTCCATCACGATGCTCGGAACCGGCCTTGCGAACTTTCTGGGACAGCGCCTCGGTCCTGCTTCCAATGGGTTCAACCTTGCCGGGATGAACCTCCCTGCCAAGTTTAACAACATAGCCATTCCTGGTCTGAGCAAAATCCCTGTACTCGGGGCTCTCTTCGACGTAAGCGTACTCACCTACACCCTGTATATCCTGCTCCCCCTTGCCTGGGTACTCATGTACAAGACAAAATACGGTATGGTGGTCAGGGCGGTAGGGGAAAACCCCAGAACAGCTGCTGCTATGGGTATTTCTGTTTCCAAAACCAGATATATCTACACCACCATCGGTGGTATGCTCGCAGGCCTCGGGGGTGCATGCCTATCGCTCAGCTTCACGCCGAGCTGGAATGAAGGGATGACTGGAGGAAAAGGATGGATTGTAATCGCCTTGGTCATCTTTGCTACATGGAATCCTGGAAAGGTAGTAATCGGTACCTTGATCTTCGGTGGAATCACCAGCCTCCAGTTCAGTCTGCAGGCCGCTGGTTTCAAGATGGTCATTCCCACCCAGTTTTTAGCCTTCTCCCCGTATCTCATAACCCTGATAGTCTTAGCTGGCATGACTATTATCAACCAGAAAAAGAAAGGGTCGTTTGCCTCACCCTCGGCACTAGGTACCCCCTTTGCCATCGATGACAAGTAA